Below is a window of Bombus pyrosoma isolate SC7728 linkage group LG14, ASM1482585v1, whole genome shotgun sequence DNA.
GGGAAAGACAACCACGGTTGGGGGTAATGCCACCCAAATATCATCGTCCTCGAAGGGGCAAGAGGGTGGTGAATGGAAGGTGGTCGAGcataagagaaagaagaaggatgCGAAGAGACCAGGTGCTGCCAAGGCGCTTAGTCGCTATGACGTGGACGTCAGCACCGGGCACACCCGCCGCAGAGATCCTGCTCGAGCAGAGCAAGGGGTATGCCACGATCGAGTGGGCTGGGATGGTGGTGGTAGGCGTATATGCCTCCCCGAACAGTGGCCTGGTCGCGTTTGAGGTGTTCCTGGACGGGATTGGCGATTGCGTGAGACGATACCTTTCAAGTCAGGTCCTCGTCCTGGGAGACTTTAATGCTCACTCCTCGCAATGGGGGCACACAATGACAGATGCTCGTGGCCGGGTGCTGTTAGACTGGGCTGCGGACCTCGGGCTCCTCTTACTTAACAGAGGCTCGACCAGTACATGCGTGGCGTGGAACGGGTGTTTCGTTGTCGATATTACATGGGGTACCCCCAATGCCTTCCGGCAGGTCTCAGGTTGGAGAGTAGCTGAAGGGGTTGAGACTCTCTCAGACCACCTGTATATATTCGTGGAGGCCGGCCCGGAGACAAACCCCGCGAGAGAGGCCCGCGGCATTAGGGGAATTGAACGCTCCCGCCCGCCATCAAGATGGCGCCTCAAGGATAGAAACAACGAGATGCTCCAGGCAGCAGCCATCGTCGCGGCCTGGAACTGGGACGCCCGTGCAGAAGAGACAAGCGTGGACAAAGAGGCGGAGAACCTTCGCCGAGACATGAAAGTGGCATGTGGTGCGTCAATGCCCCACTCCGTGCCTGGGGCTAGACAGAACGGTAATGTGTACTGGTGGACCCCGGAGATCGCAGAGCTACGGGCGAGGTGCATTCGGGCCCGGGGGCGGTTCCATAGAGCCCGCCGTCGGCGTCTTCATAACGAGGAAGAGATCTCCCTCTGCTACGAGACATATAGAGAGTTGCGACACAGCTTACAGTGGAGAATCAAGAGCGCTAAAGCGCGAGCCTGGATGGACCTCGTCCAGTTAGTCGAATCCGACCCGTGGGGACGGCCGTACAGAATGGTGATGAAGAAACTGCGTCCGAGGGCCCCACCACTAACGGCAGATATGGATCCGGCATTGCTGGAAGAGGTCATTCGCACACTGTTCCCGCCGCAAGGTTCAGTTTTGGGTCCGATTCTGTGGATCATCGAATACGACGCGGTGCTTCGTTGCCCCATACTCCCAGACTCAGGCATCGTGTGTTACGCGAACGACACATTGGTCTTGGCCGGAGGAAGCTGGTGGCACGAGACACTGCGTCATAGAGAACTTGCCGCCGCTTGCAATGATACGGGCTATACGAGGGCTGGGCCTGAAGGTGTCCCTAGCCAAGTCGGAGCCCATATGGTTTTATGACTACCGACGTAGGGGTACTCCTCCGCCCGACCTGTGTTTGGACATAAGCGAAGAGGAGGTTGAGGTAGGACCTCAGATGAAATACTTGGGCCTCACCATCGACAGTCAATGGACGCTCGGGCCTCACTTCAAGCTCCTGGTTCCCAAAGTGACGACAACAGCCAACGCTCTATGTAGACTGCTGCCGAATACCGGTGGGGCCGAAGTAGGAGTGCGCCGACTGTATGAGGGAGTCATCCGTTCTCGGGTCCTGTACGGGACTCCGGTGTGGGCAGAGGATCTGATGAAAAATCGAGTAGTCTACTCTTGCTGAGGAGGCTTCATAGGACGACCGCCATCAGGATCGTAAGGGCATACCGGACGATACCATATGCGTCGGCGACTGCCCTGGCAGCGTCTCTTCCGTTCGAGCTCCAGGCCCTAGCGCTCCGACGGGTGTACCATCAACTGCAGGGCCTGCGCTCAGGCGGGGATACGCCCTCTGCCGGCCGGTTGGTCCGCGAGGTCCGGGGGGAGGCAAGGCTCGAGACCTGGGAACGGTGGCGCATTCAGCTCGCCGCCGAGGATACGGTACGGCCTCATCGGGCTGTTGGAGCTGTTCTACCGAACTGGGAGGCCTGGAGAGATCGTGACGGGCTCCCGCTGACGTACAGGATGACGCAGGTGCTCACCGGGCATGAAGCATTCGGGGAGTTCCTGCTCAAGGATTAGGCGGGAGGTGACTAATACGTGCCACCACTGCGAGGAAGAGGAAGGCAGCACACGCTGGAGTTCTGCCCGGCATGGGAGGAACCGCGCCGTGTTCTATGACTCGATATCAGCGAAAGTTTGGCCCCGAGGCCGTAGGATCGTGGAAGCCATGCTGAGGGGGCAACAGAAGTACATCGCCGTCCGCTCCTACTGTGAGCAAGTCATGTTCGCAAAGGAGCGCGCCGAGAGAGAAAGGGTGAGAGGACAAAATCCATCGGGAGTACCGTCTCGCCGAAGAGGGTCTGGTCTCCCTTTCGGACTTGCACGACGGCCCAGGCAGCTTGGCGTTAGGAGGAGTGGTCCCTTCTAACGATCCAATCAACCAAGAATGGCTCCTGATTGCACCATCAGAGAAAAAACGAAGGAGTGCCCCAGCAGTGATACGAAGAGATGGTCGCGGGGCCTCCTACCAATCGTCAGAACGACCACCGTGGAGGTTTTAGCCGGTACGAATCCGGCACTACCCGGTGCCCTCTCCCCGGAGGGCGCGAGGTGCCTATAAAGGTTTCCttcacgaaaaaaaaagtcgTGAGTTGAGAATCGAGTCATGAGTGAGAGGCGAGTTGTGAGGAGTCGGGAATTGAATTGCCAAGTTGTTATGAGTTGTGAATTAAGtatttagttgtcttagttATGTGGCGGCACTTGACGATGAAACTTTGCAACGGCATCGCGACACAAAGCGCTATACCTTCAAAGCGTAAGGCTGACATGCCTAATGTACCATCGATttggaattcttttcttcgttgtcCCTCGATATCCCCACTATCCATGCGTTTGTTAGGCGTCCGCAACCGTTGCCACGCACGCCTTCTTCTCGACATTCGGCGGAAGGACCGTTGGGATATTGATGACTCATTAGGCAGTTCACTTCGGTGATATGCATTGTTGCCGAGTACCGCTACGAATTTATCATATAGGATAGGAATCATTGGAAAtcctaatttctaatatttctgaataaataaataatcctaTAAGTATATGTCGTTTCCCGATAGCGATCTAAtcctaatattaaaattaatgttacattaattttttaatattc
It encodes the following:
- the LOC122574999 gene encoding uncharacterized protein LOC122574999; amino-acid sequence: MTWTSAPGTPAAEILLEQSKGYATIEWAGMVVVGVYASPNSGLVAFEVFLDGIGDCVRRYLSSQVLVLGDFNAHSSQWGHTMTDARGRVLLDWAADLGLLLLNRGSTSTCVAWNGCFVVDITWGTPNAFRQVSGWRVAEGVETLSDHLYIFVEAGPETNPAREARGIRGIERSRPPSRWRLKDRNNEMLQAAAIVAAWNWDARAEETSVDKEAENLRRDMKVACGASMPHSVPGARQNGNVYWWTPEIAELRARCIRARGRFHRARRRRLHNEEEISLCYETYRELRHSLQWRIKSAKARAWMDLVQLVESDPWGRPYRMVMKKLRPRAPPLTADMDPALLEEVIRTLFPPQGSVLGPILWIIEYDAVLRCPILPDSGIVCYANDTLVLAGGSWWHETLRHRELAAACNDTGYTRAGPEGVPSQVGAHMVL
- the LOC122575000 gene encoding uncharacterized protein LOC122575000 — translated: MKYLGLTIDSQWTLGPHFKLLVPKVTTTANALCRLLPNTGGAEVGVRRLLHRTTAIRIVRAYRTIPYASATALAASLPFELQALALRRVYHQLQGLRSGGDTPSAGRLVREVRGEARLETWERWRIQLAAEDTVRPHRAVGAVLPNWEAWRDRDGLPLTYRMTQVLTGHEAFGEFLLKD